One genomic window of Numida meleagris isolate 19003 breed g44 Domestic line chromosome 1, NumMel1.0, whole genome shotgun sequence includes the following:
- the HMGN1 gene encoding non-histone chromosomal protein HMG-14 isoform X1 codes for MPKRKVAAGGAEAAEEVPKRRSARLSAKPVPDKAEPKPKALAAKDKSENKKAQSKGKKGPKGKQTEETNQEQIKDNLPAENGETKSEEEKAIFLICGLFNILVKGNVNLRNGR; via the exons ATGCCGAAGAGAAAG GTGGCCGCCGGCGGCGCGGAGGCCGCTGAGGAGGTACCGAAGAGGCGATCGGCGCGGCTGTCTGCC AAACCTGTTCCTGATAAAGCAGAGCCCAAACCCAAGGCGTTGGCGGCCAAG GATAAATCTGAGAACAAGAAAGCTCAgtcaaaggggaaaaaggggcCTAAAGGAAAACAGACTGAAGAGACAAACCAAGAACAGATAAAGGACAACTTGCCTGCAGAAAATGGAGAAACTAAAAGTGAGGAG GAGAAAGCAATATTTCTCATCTGTGGTCTATTTAATATACTCGTTAAAGGAAATGTAAATCTAAGGAATGGACGATGA
- the WRB gene encoding tail-anchored protein insertion receptor WRB isoform X2, whose product MAETGAWFLVLSAVFLCNALKILLPSCSSIISKLLQKDAEQESQMRAEIQNMKQELSTISMMDEFARYARLERKINKMTDKLKTHVKARTAQLAKIKWVINIVFYVLQAALMISLIWKYYSEPVTVLPSKWLAPLERLVAFPTGVAGGVGITCWLVVCNKVVAIMLHPFS is encoded by the exons ATGGCGGAGACCGGTGCCTGGTTCCTGGTGCTCAGCGCCGTGTTCCTCTGCAACGCGCTCAAGatcctcctgccctcctgctcctccatc ATATCCAAACTGTTGCAAAAGGATGCAGAGCAGGAGTCCCAAATGAGAGCTGAAATTCAGAACATGAAGCAAGAACTCTCAACCATTAGTATGATGGATGAGTTTGCTAGATATGCCCGTCTGGAAAGAAAGATTAACAAAATGACTGACAAGCTTAAGACTCATG tgaAAGCACGAACTGCCCAATTAGCCAAAATAAAGTGGGTTATAAATATTGTATTCTACGTCTTGCAA GCTGCCCTGATGATCTCTCTCATTTGGAAATATTATTCTGAGCCAGTTACAGTTCTTCCAAGCAAATGGCTCGCACCATTGGAGCGCTTGGTAGCCTTTCCTACAGGCGTGGCAG GTGGTGTTGGAATTACATGTTGGCTTGTGGTTTGTAATAAAGTTGTAGCTATCATGCTACACcctttcagctga
- the WRB gene encoding tail-anchored protein insertion receptor WRB isoform X1 — MAETGAWFLVLSAVFLCNALKILLPSCSSIVSGVSAPPRPAAISKLLQKDAEQESQMRAEIQNMKQELSTISMMDEFARYARLERKINKMTDKLKTHVKARTAQLAKIKWVINIVFYVLQAALMISLIWKYYSEPVTVLPSKWLAPLERLVAFPTGVAGGVGITCWLVVCNKVVAIMLHPFS, encoded by the exons ATGGCGGAGACCGGTGCCTGGTTCCTGGTGCTCAGCGCCGTGTTCCTCTGCAACGCGCTCAAGatcctcctgccctcctgctcctccatcGTGAGTGGCGTCagcgccccgccccgcccggcggCC ATATCCAAACTGTTGCAAAAGGATGCAGAGCAGGAGTCCCAAATGAGAGCTGAAATTCAGAACATGAAGCAAGAACTCTCAACCATTAGTATGATGGATGAGTTTGCTAGATATGCCCGTCTGGAAAGAAAGATTAACAAAATGACTGACAAGCTTAAGACTCATG tgaAAGCACGAACTGCCCAATTAGCCAAAATAAAGTGGGTTATAAATATTGTATTCTACGTCTTGCAA GCTGCCCTGATGATCTCTCTCATTTGGAAATATTATTCTGAGCCAGTTACAGTTCTTCCAAGCAAATGGCTCGCACCATTGGAGCGCTTGGTAGCCTTTCCTACAGGCGTGGCAG GTGGTGTTGGAATTACATGTTGGCTTGTGGTTTGTAATAAAGTTGTAGCTATCATGCTACACcctttcagctga
- the HMGN1 gene encoding non-histone chromosomal protein HMG-14 isoform X2, with the protein MPKRKVAAGGAEAAEEVPKRRSARLSAKPVPDKAEPKPKALAAKDKSENKKAQSKGKKGPKGKQTEETNQEQIKDNLPAENGETKSEETPASDAVVEKEEAKSE; encoded by the exons ATGCCGAAGAGAAAG GTGGCCGCCGGCGGCGCGGAGGCCGCTGAGGAGGTACCGAAGAGGCGATCGGCGCGGCTGTCTGCC AAACCTGTTCCTGATAAAGCAGAGCCCAAACCCAAGGCGTTGGCGGCCAAG GATAAATCTGAGAACAAGAAAGCTCAgtcaaaggggaaaaaggggcCTAAAGGAAAACAGACTGAAGAGACAAACCAAGAACAGATAAAGGACAACTTGCCTGCAGAAAATGGAGAAACTAAAAGTGAGGAG ACCCCAGCGTCTGATGCAGTGGTAGAGAAAGAAGAAGCGAAGTCTGAATAA
- the LCA5L gene encoding LOW QUALITY PROTEIN: lebercilin-like protein (The sequence of the model RefSeq protein was modified relative to this genomic sequence to represent the inferred CDS: inserted 2 bases in 1 codon), translating to MARPRLQLPGCRALXPHGNGGAQRPCRRIGSPSKYVTKMIPQSTEVLEAAAEAEVMIVDNAVENAEVKIITLTILRALPVTCSDTARSSRCVELSGTEEKTMLKNEKKTKKKKEQQLFSQNNKGGKKLPAKKIPHQNSSFLSLQDNMIFQKKNKVAQRILSARLHKIKELKNEIFDLQHKLEASTLENQVLKRLQYRHSKAIGGYENSESVLPDLLTRHYSEVSTLRKHLRISQEEERRASRKLRKVEAAMLKAKDDLQALYKLSEDKTLAEREELYHRLSVLTEKMDVNNKRIQSLEKQLKLNNSTFSRQLANENKKAVEAGIITKNLQMEINSLHQKIKEKDRQLYIKNIYANRLLRIPKDKGDSVPHDKSLSRKASVQVDKQHFRSLLLSQYQTQETEESPVLLYEEKKPSEEKNQKPKASEVYIDAQCETEKQSTKKMPKPETFSRTRREYLKEDKPLLTEHSCLEFIKQEERKRDLLKQEPKKAEETPLNDSVKENNQEEDAVEEKEKKSEEQLSKSGKAGSNFLTLRNKTPSKLKKQYVFSETTENLHHGLPTSGTKSTKCSLCNHRRAGQDHCKAAESKVRKLFGLYEPSFSKVINTRQKDSSTEAEGCAHMIFSERKKSLMKELFGQGGVCKDNHSCSDMRGMERKL from the exons ATGGCGAGGCCACGACTACAACTCCCAGGGTGCCGTGCACT TCCTCATGGTAACGGCGGCGCCCAACGGCCA TGCAGGAGGATAGGAAGTCCTAGCAAGTATGTGACAAAAATGATTCCCCAAAGCACAGAAGTAttagaagcagcagctgaagcagaggtAATGATTGTAGACAATGCAGTGGAGAATGCAGAAGTAAAAATCATCACACTGACTATTCTGAGGGCTTTGCCAGTGACTTGCTCTGATACAGCTAGAAGCAGCCGTTGTGTAGAACTATCCGGAACTGAAGAGAAGacaatgctgaaaaatgaaaaaaagacaaagaagaaaaaagaacagcagttaTTTTCCCAAAACAATAAAG GGGGAAAGAAATTGCCAGCTAAGAAGATACCACATcagaattcttcatttttaagcCTGCAGGATAATAtgattttccagaaaaaaaataaagtggcTCAGCGAATATTATCAGCAAGACTTCATAAAATTAAAGAGctgaagaatgaaatatttgattTGCAACACAAGTTAGAAGCATCAACCTTAGAAAACCAGGTTTTGAAACGGCTTCAGTATCGGCACTCAAAAGCGATAGGTGGAtatgaaaattcagaaagtgTCTTGCCTGATCTTTTAACAAGGCATTATAGTGAGGTGAGTACTTTGAGGAAACACCTGAGGATAtctcaggaagaagaaagacGTGCATCCAGAAAGCTTAGGAAAGTTGAAGCAGCGATGCTAAAAGCTAAAGATGATTTGCAAGCCTTGTATAAGCTTTCAGAAGACAAGACTCTTGCTGAGAGAGAGGAACTTTATCACAGATTATCAGTCCTTACAGAAAAAATGGATGTGAATAATAAGAGAATACAG agcctagaaaagcagctgaagttgAACAATAGCACCTTTAGTCGCCAGCTGgcaaatgagaataaaaaagcTGTTGAAGCTGGGATAATTACAAAGAACTTGCAAATGGAAATTAACTCTCTTCACCAAAAAATAAAG GAAAAGGATCGTCAACTTTACATAAAGAATATCTATGCAAATCGCTTGCTTAGAATCCCAAAGGACAAAGGTGATTCAGTACCTCATGACAAAA GTCTCAGTAGAAAAGCATCAGTGCAAGTAgacaaacagcatttcagatcactgctgctgtctcagTACCAAACccaggaaacagaagaaagcccAGTTCTGTTATATGAG GAGAAAAAgccctcagaagagaagaatcaaAAACCTAAAGCAAGTGAAGTATACATTGATGCCcaatgtgaaacagaaaagcaatcaaCCAAGAAAATGCCAAAGCCAGAAACTTTTAGTAGAACACGTAGAg AATATTTAAAGGAAGACAAACCTTTGCTGACAGAACACAGTTGTCTGGAATttataaaacaagaagaaagaaagagagactTGCTTAAACAGGAGccaaagaaagctgaagaaactcCTCTAAATGACAGTGTGAAAGAGAACAATCAAGAGGAAGATgcagtggaagagaaagaaaaaaagtcagaagaaCAACTAAGTAAAAGTGGGAAGGCAGGGAGTAATTTTTTAACTCTGAGAAACAAAACCCCCTCTAAGCTGAAAAAACAATATGTATTCTCAGAAACCACTGAAAATTTGCATCATGGGCTTCCTACATCAGGTACAAAATCCACAAAATGCAGTCTTTGCAACCACAGACGTGCAGGTCAGGACCACTGCAAAGCAGCGGAATCAAAAGTAAGAAAATTGTTTGGGCTGTATGAACCATCTTTTAGTAAAGTTATCAACACGAGGCAGAAAGACAGTTCAACTGAAGCAGAAGGCTGCGCTCATATGATattcagtgaaaggaaaaagagtctTATGAAAGAACTCTTTGGACAAGGTGGTGTTTGCAAAGACAACCATTCGTGTTCTGACATGAGAGGAATGGAGAGAAAGCTGTGA